The Pedobacter ginsengisoli region CAGGTGATTAAATGCCTCCCCTTTTTCATACACAGAAACATTTTTTATAAACTGTTCCATATATTGATCGGGCAGCCCCATATCCAGCACGGTAAGAAAACGACTAATAAAATCTCTGTCAACTTTTTCTGCAGAAGTGAATACAAACTCAACACGATTGCACGTTCCTACATAGAATATTTCTTTAACTCCTAACACAGATTGAATGTTTCTCAACCTGTCGTCCAGCGTCTGCTCACATATCACCAATTTACCTAAAGATTTGAGGTCAATCTGTTTATGCGTAAAAGCAATGATCTTTAAATATTCCAAAATCTATTATCCTGTTTATTTTTAGCGAAACAAAAGTAATAAGACGCCCTTGTTCCACTGTCATTATGCTGTAATTAAGAGTTATTTAGAAAGATTTTAAATTAAAAGAATCATTTAAACATCCCAATATAAAAATTGTTATATTGGCTAAACACCATAAATGCAGTCATATATGATACAAAAGGGGCAATTTACAATAAAAGGAGCAAATGGAAAAACCATATTTGGTGATACTACTTATGACGATAAAAATACAAACATTAACACCATAATATTTGTTCACGGCTTTAAAGGCTTTAAAGATTGGGGCACTCATAACCTGGTTGCGGAGTGGTTTGCTAAAAATGGCTACCGTTATGTTAAGTTTAACCTTAGCCATAGTGGAGTAACTGAACAAAATTTTAGTGACGTAACCGACATGGAAGCCTTTGCTGATAATACATTTAGCAAAGAACTTTTTGATGTAGACCAGGTTGTTAATTATGTTACAAACACTTATCCATCGTCACTCATTTACCTGATCGGGCATAGCAGAGGTGGCGGGCTATCCATTATAAAAGCCGCTAATGATGCAAGAATCGACAAACTGATTACATGGTCGTCTATATCAGATTTTTCAAGTTTATGGAAAAAAGAGCAGGAAGAAGAATGGACTGAAACAGGAAAAATTTATGTAGAAAATGCGCGAACCAAAGAAAAAATGCCATTAAACAGCACATTATTGGAAGATTTTAATAAGCATAAAGAAGAACTAAATATTCTTAACGCTGCAAAAAAGATACACATCCCCTGGCTAATTCTTCATGGCGACGATGATGTAAATGTGAACTTTAGTGTTGCACAGCAGCTGGCACAAAAACAGCTTAAAGCAAGAATACAAAAGATTGAGGGAGCCAATCATGTTTATGGTGCATCGCACCCATATACATCAACAAGCCTACCTGAGCATTTGCAACAGGTAGTAGAAAAGACATTGGTATTTATTAGCTAAGCTTACAAAAACAACGGGGGATTATCAATATTGATAATCCCCCGTTGTTAATTTAAATTACTTTATCTGCTATTTAACAGTAAACGGCACTACAACATTACCCCATAAAAGGTTAACCTTACCAGATTTATCAATCTTAAAAGTCATTTTTTCGGTTGCAGAAGCAGCTTTGCCAGGTTTTACCGCTACACGAAGTGCATCGTCTGCCTCAGTATAATCAGTACCCCATTGTTTCCAGGTTTTGTTAAAGATAATTGTCCATTCTTTTTCTCCTGGAATGGTATACAAGCCATATTTACCTGCAGCAAGGGCTTTGCCTTCTACTTTTACATCTTTACTGGTTTCAAATACAGTCGCTTCATTTGCTCCTGTACGCCATACTTTTCCATAAGGTGCGATTTCGCCACCTATTTTACGGCCTTTAACCGAAGGCTGACTGTAGTCAATTGTTATTGCAGCTCCAGATGCAAGGGTTCCTTTCGTTGTAGCCGGTGGACTAGCTCTTTTGCTTTTATCCTCCTGAGCAGAACTGGTTAGTGAAACAAACAAACCAGCAATTAATGTTAATACAAATAGCTTTTTCATAAAATTGAGTTTTTACCTCCAAGGTAAGAAAAATAACATTAATAAAAACACTCAAGCTCCACCTGAATCAAAATGAAGCCTGAGCGAATTTAATTAAAGGATATAATGGAATGAAACCATTCATCCTCTTGAGCATTATTAGGTTGCACCAAACCAAACGCCGTTACTTTCGCTTATTGTGAAGAAGCAAAACTCTTTGATATAAAATTGTAAGAAAGCATAGCCGGTCCTTCGCCATCAACATCCTTATCTCTAATTACACCAAGTTGAAGGCTATTTTCATCAAGAGAAATGATCTTATAGGTGGTCCAGTTACTTATTCCTGTAATTCCATTTTTTGCTGGTTTGTAACCTCTAAGAATTGACGCGTTATTGATGGTCAACATTTTCGTAGCAACATTTAAATAGTAAGTTCCATTCTGGGTAATTCCATTTTCCATAGGTTTAACTGCTTTAAAAGACGCTGTTCCTTTCAGTCCAAATGTCATTACTCCATAATCGCCTCTGGCCATCATATTTGGATAAATATCGTTAAGTCCCGGCCCCCAGTTCCAGCAATCACCACCATAGCATCCTGTGGTATTGGAACCCCACGGACCGCCCTCTTTAAGCCAACCAATATTTGTTCCGTAAAATGCGAAAGGTCCTCCAAAATAAACACCTTCTGTATCCAATACCCATTCTTTCTCATTACCCACACCGCCAGAAAGCGCTATCCAAAGTGGGTCGTTCACGTAATTCAAATTGTCTTGTGTAACTTTTACGACTACAGAATCCAGCTTCACTTCTAATCCTCCGCTGAGTACAGAAAACTTAATCACATAATCTCCTTTAAAGGCAAATTTAACTGTGTCTATCATCCTTCTGGAAGTTCCTGTTCCGTAATCCCACATGGATAAAGTTCCGGGTGTGGCATTTTTAAGAATTACGGTATTTCCACCGGCATCGGCTTGCAAATCCTGGGTTACAGAATATTGAATTTCTGATTTATCGACCGTTCTGCCAATGCTGTGATCATCTTTTTTGCATGCGCTGAAGAGCAAAGGCAGCATCAGCATTGCAAGTATTTTTATATATCGTTTCATTTTTTCTATGATTTAAATAGATGATTTGTTACCAACCTGCATTTTGTTTTAAAGTTCCGTTAGAAAGACTGATCTGGGTATACGGTATTTGCTGTAAGCCCTTTGTAGCAATTATATTTGCAGCAGATATTCTTTTCTCTGTACTAACACCGCCATTTAATACTGTTGTAGTTTCGGCAATTTCCTGAGCCGCTTTATCTATTCCCTGACGAAGTAAATCGTAATAGCGTATTCCTTCAAAAGCAAATTCCAGTCGGCGTTCTCTAATGATATTAGCCTGGCTTACCGCCAATGGTGTAAATGCAGTCTTATATGCGCGCTGCCTAACCGCATCAAAATAGGTTTGGGCATTTCCACTTCCCAGTTCTGCTGCCATAAGCAACACATCAGCATAACGGATAGATACATAATCCTGGAACTGACCAATCTGGAAGCTGGTATTACCGTTTGCTTCGGGCAAAGGCTTACCATCTTCACCAATCATCGGACTATATTTTTTTACATAATAACCTGTATATTCCCTTTGCTTAGGTTGATTTGTAAAGGCAAGGTTCTCGTCTACAATTGAGATGATAGAGCCAACTCTTCTGGTATCAGAAGGCAGATACGCATTCCATAACTTTGGATTCACAGTTTCAGCTCCCCATCCGTTTCCATACGGAAAAATTGACTGTTCACGCATACCGGTCATTACCATCCAGTGGTTACCATCGGTATTTCCATCATAATCACTTGTATAAGTATATTTTATTGCAAAAATGGTCTCCTTATTATCCTCACCCGCATAGGAGGCTTGTGATGCTGCCGGCCATAGGTTCGCAAAGTTTTCAATTAAACTATATCCACCTTTTGTAATTACGTTTTCAAGATGTGCCAGGGCTTCGGCCTTTGTGACAACACCAACCAGATCAGCTTTTGCATAATAACCCGTATAGAACAAGAACACCCTCCCCAATAGTGCTTCGGCAGCATATTTGGTAACCCTGCCATGATTTGCCACAGCCTGGGCCGGATAAGCAACATCCGGTAAATTTTCAGCAGCAAATTTCAGATCAGCAGCAATTACTTTATAAACTTCATCCGGATTACTCTGTGGTATATTCTCCGTAGATGGAGCTGTTAATAAAGGAATATTACCCCAAAGTCTAACCATATCAAACAGCAGGTAGGCGCGTAAATAGCGAGCCTCTGATTCATATGTTTTTCTTAACTGAGTATCGCTACCCCATTCAATCTGATCCATTTTACCTATTAGCATATTGCAACGGTACAGGGCCTTATAATATAAAATCCAGTTACTATTGTATACGTTCTGATCTGAAGGTGAACGTGTCTTATCAAATTCATCAATCATCTGATAACCAAAACCATCAGAATTTCCAACACCCCCAAAAGTATTATCAGACATTACCTCGGCCGCGACTGGCAAAGCAACGCCTTCAGACCATACAATCTGTAGTCCATCGTAACAACCAACCAATGCAGTAAATGCATCTTTTGGTGTTTTGTAAAAATTCTGGTCATTTACTGAGGTAACTTGTTGAGTATCCAAAAAACCTTTTTTGCAGGCGCCTAAAGATAAAAGGCCAAGCGCAACAGCATATATTTTTATTGCTTTCATATTTTTATGATCTTGTAGTTAAAACTTAAGATTGGCTCCTATCATGAATGTTCTTGGTCTGGGATAATAACCTACATCTATACCAGATGCAAATCCTTCAGTACCATAACCTATCTCCGGATCCATTCCATCGTATTTTGTAAAGGTGTAAACGTTTAATGCCGCAGCATATAACCTTACTTGTTTCAGGTAACTCTTTTTAAATAACTTACCCAGATCATAACCCAAAGTGATGTTACTGATCCTTAAAAAATCTCCTTTCTGGATATACAGATCAGAGAAAGTTGTCCAATTCCGGTTGTCGTCGGTTACACGGGGAATGGTGTTAGATGATCCCTCGCCATGCCACCTGTCGAGTATTCTGGCAGTATAGTTACCATACTGACTAGATTGATCTCTGTATGATTGCACGATATCGTTCCCGGCTACTCCTGAAGCTACAATAGAAAAATCGAAGCCTTTATAATCACCCGAAAGCGTGATACCAAACGTATAATCCGGGTTAGGATTACCAATCATGCCTCTATCCAGGTTATCTATAACTCCATCTCCGTTTACATCAACAAATTTAACATCTCCGGGAGCGGCAGTTGGCTGTATTTGCTTACCGCCGGCAGATCTGTAATTTTGTACTTCAGCTTCATTCTGGAATATACCTGCTGTTTTTAATCCCCAGAAATAACCAATTGGGAAGCCGTTCTCTGCCCTATAAAACTCAAGTGCATTACTATATAATTGGTTGGATGCCCCGTGAATTATACCATCTGATGTAGGAATGCTACCAACCTTATTTTTATTGTAAGCACCATTTACACCAACAGAATAATTAAATTCGCCCACCTTGTTTCTATAATTAAGGGCTAATTCTATACCAGTATTTTTCACATTACCACCATTAATAAAAGGAGCATCGGCCCCTGCTGTGGCAAGAATTGGCACTGCTATTAACCAGTCTTTAGTAGTTTTATTATACCAATCAAAGTTCACAGCAAACTTGCCTTGTAAAAAATTAGCATCAAACCCAATATTGGTTTGTTCTGATGTCTCCCATTTCACAGCAGGGTTAGCAATTCTACTTTGATAACCACCCGGAGTAAGCACCCCTTCATCGGGGCCAAAAATATAGTTGGTATTATTTAACTTAATTGGTGCCAGATATTGAAAGGCATCTATGTTTTGACTTCCAACCTGGCCCCAACTGGCACGTACCTTAAGAAAGTCTAACCATTCTTTTTGCCCTTGCATAAAACTTTCGTTGGTTACTACCCAGCCTGCAGAAACAGAAGGGAAATATCCCCAACGGTTTTCCGGTCCAAAACGTGAAGAACCATCTGCTCTGAAAGTGGCATTCAATAAGTATTTTTCTTTGTAATTATAATTTAACCTGCCGAAATAAGATAACCTGCGATCTGGATCATAAGGCGCACCTCCAATAGTAATGCCTGCGATGTTTTTACCTGTTGCATTGCTCAGCCAGGCATAATCAAGACTTTCATAAATCAGGTTGGTATTTGTTCCAAAAATATTAGAGCCGTCTGCACGATAAGCAGAGCTACCCACCATTGCTTCGAAGGTATGGTCGTTATTTAAAGTAAACTTATAGCTCAGCAAATTGTCCCAGATCAGAGATTTGCCTTTATTCATAGACTGACTGGCCTTGGTAGTAATACTGTAAGTATAGATAGAAAGATTGTAGATTGGGGTAAAAGAACGACTTTCTCCTGCACTGTAATCCATGCCTAAGCTGGTTTTAAATTTCAGATTCTTAATCGGTTCAATTACCATGTAAATATCACCAAGCAAACGCTGGCTGTTTCTTCTGTTCTGATTGGTATACACCATAGTTGCATACGGGTTTGCCTCACCATTATTCCAGGTAGACTTACTGTTGTCGAAGAAATTCCCATTCTCATCATACATCTTCAAAAATGGACTGGCACTAAAAGCCCCACGAAATGAGTTGTTATATTGATTACCAACCCCTATTCCATTATTTTTAATATCTGTATAGGTAAGGTGCTGTCCAATTTTGATGATCTCTTTGTAAAAATTATGCTCAGAATTAATTCGGAAGCTATAACGCTGATAGTTAGATAAGCCTTTGCCTCCTACAACACCTTCCTGTCCTGTATAAGATAAACCTAATGAATAAACTGAAGCTTCAGATGCGCCAGATGCACCAAGGGCGTAATTTTGCGTAAGCGCATTGTCTACAAACATCTGGTCCATCCAGTTTGTCCCTTTACCAAAAGCTTTTATTTCATCGTTAGTAAAAAGCGGTTGTTTGCCTCCATTTACAGCAGCCTCGCTCATAATGGCTGCATACTCCGAAGCATTAAGCAAGTCAATTTTTTTTGCAACATTTTGTACCCCTGCATAGGCATCAAAAGTAATTTGCCCCGCCTGTCCGCGCTTACCCTGCCTTGTGGTCACCAACACTACCCCATTGGCTGCCTGAGAGCCATAAATAGCGGCAGATGCCGCATCCTTTAAAATATCGATTGACTCAATATCCGACGAGTTTAAATAAGTGATGTCGCCTGTAAGTACCCCATCTACAACATACAGTGGGCCTGAATTACCGATGGTACCCAATCCCCTGATGGTAACTTTAATATTTTCGCCGGGCTGACCAGAGGTTGAGGCAATTTGCACGCCGGGAGTTTGACCCTGTAGGCCTTGCAAGGCGTTAGTGGTACTTTGCTTTTGCAGCGTTTCTCCCTTAACCTGAACCGTGGCACCGGTTACCAGTTTCTTTTGCTGAACACCGTAACCCACTACCACAACTTCGTTGAGGCCCTGATTATCTTCGTCCAGACTAATGTTGATGGAGTTACTTTGCCCAACTGTTACTTCTTTGGCTACAAAACCAATAGAGCTAACCTGTAATATATCTCCGGTTTGAGCATTAATGGTGTATGCCCCCTCGTTGGTGGTTCCTGTTCCCCCGGTTTTTCCTTTTACTTTAACTACTGCTCCCGGTATAGGCTGCCCATCCGCTGCAGTTACTTTTCCACTGATCTGACGCTGCTGTGCAAATAGAGATTCGCTAAAAAAAAGCAGTGAAAGAAACATCAGCAGAAAAATATGTTCTCTTTTAATCATAGAATTCTTTTTCATGCCGTTCATAAAGATTTAGTAAATAATTGATTCATTTTATATTGGTTTATATTTTGGTTACAGTTTTATTGTGACGGCTTTACCACTGTAAGTAAAACTTTGGTTTACCTTTTGGTTAAAGTCTAATGCCCTTGCTGATTTGGGAGTAATGACCACGATCTTAAACGTTCTGGAATCCTGCATTCCCTTAAAACTTCCTTTGCGACTACCTACGGTAAGCGTTTTGGTATTTTCGTCGTAATTGAAATCTATGGTAGCAAAAGCGCCTTTCTCATAATTGTAATTGGTACCCTCATCTTCATAAAGAGAGAATGAAGCATTTTTACCGGTATACACAAACAGTGTTATTGGATCAGCTGGTTTTTCTGAAGTGTATTGTAATTCAGGCCCTGTAGGCACAATAGACCCTTCTTTTACATACACAGGCATCTTTTCATATGGTGCATCAGCTTTAATGGTTTGCCCGCCATTAAAATACTTGCCTGTATAAAGGTCATACCATCCTTGCCCTGATGGCAGGTACACTTCCCTGTTCCGCTCTTTATATTTATAAACAGGATTAATTAACAGTGAAGGTCCAAAAAGGAAGGCGTCAGACAAGTTAAAAGCTTTTAGATCCTGAGGGAAGTCCATCATTAAACCACGCATCATGGTATAATCGTGATGATAGGTATTTCCGGCAATTGAATAAATGTATGGCATCAACCTGTATCGCAGTTTATTATAGTACAGCATACTTTTATAAGCAGGATGACCTTCTGGTGCGATGTTATAGATCTCTCTGAAAGGAAACTGTCCGTGTACCCTGAACAATGGCACGAAAGCGCCAAACTGGTACCAACGGGCATTCAGTTCCCTCCACTCTTCAAGGTCTTCTTTATTTGGGTTTTCATAACGTTTTTCGACAGAAAAACCGCCAATATCCATAGTCCAGTAAGGCATGCCCGAAAGTGAAAAGTTTACACCTGCACCGATCTGGGTTTTCATATCTTCCCATCTCGAAGCGATATCACCACTCCAGGCCACAGCGGCATATCTTTGCAAGCCAGCATATGCAGACCGTGTTAAAATAAACACCCTGTTTTCGTTATTCACTTTACGCTGTCCTTCGTAAACGCCTTTAGCATTAACCAATGGAAATGCATTAAAGTAAGTTGTAGATGATCCTTCATAGGTCGGGTTCATCAGGTCCTTTCTAATCTCTACCGGTAAATTCGAATGCATGTCTGGCTCCGTCGCATCCATCCACCAGGCATCTATACCTTTACTATATAACCTTTTGTTCATCAACTCCCAAAAGGCTGTTCTTGCTTTAGGATTAAAAGCATCATAGAATGTGTTTGAATATCCTTTGCCTATCCAGTCTACACGACCATCTGCAATATTTCTTTTATAAAGGAAATTTTGCTCGTTTAGCTTATCATAAATATCAAAGCCTTTATTGAACTTAGGCCAAACTGATATCATCAGATTCACATTTTGTTTATGAAGAGATTTGATCATCCCATCAGGATCAGCAAAACGCTCGGGATCAAATTGCTGGCTACCCCATTCCGGTTGCTTCCAGTATGACCAATCCAATACAATATTATCAAGCGGGATTTTTTTGTCGCGGAATGTTTTTACAGTTGATAAAATCTCATCCTGCGTTTTGTAGCGTTCCCTGCTTTGCCAAAAGCCCATTGCCCATTTTGGCATTAAAACGGCCTTACCTGTTACCGTGCGGTAACCACTGATTACCTGATCGGCATTTGCACCCTGAATAAAATAGTAATTAACAGCGTTGCCAGATTCAGAACTTAGCGCAAAGGTATTCATTAACGATTTTGGCAAAGGAGGCAAACAGGTTAGTCCCAGGTAAGATTCTGCACCATCTGGTATCCATTCAATCTTAATTTTAGTCTTCTTGTTCTTTTTTAATTCCAGATCTAATATTGCCGATCCTGAATTCCATGCCTGACGCCAAAAATCGGCAACAAGTTTGTCATCAAACCAAACTTTAATATAACCGGCGTATTTTAACTGGAGCTGGTAGAGTCCTTCCAGTTCACTTGCTACAGCACCCTCATAATGCACCACTGCATCCTGCATCTTTACGGTCGAAGGAAACTTATGCTGATCTGTTAACCAGTTTATGGATAGTTCAGATATTGGTTGTTTAAGCAGTACCTTGTCGGGGTCAGTTTTTGAGGTATAAGTAGCTGTAAGCCATCCTTCATCACCTTCTTTAGAAAATAATTTCAGTGCAGTTAAAGGCTGATAATCTCTGATATCGCCCGCACGGGTGATGGAGTAATTATCCCAAAGTAGTCCATAACCCTTATTAGAAACAAAAAAGGGAACCCCTATTTCTGTATTATACTGTACAAGATCTACCCTGCGCCCATTATAATTTACCAGGCCTTGCTGGTGCTGTCCCAAACCATAATACGCTTCATTTTCCTGTGCATCAAACAACTGCGAAACCTGATAAGATGGTTCTCCGCTAAATACCTTAGGAATAAGTGAAAGGCCTTCATTTTTTGTTTGGGCAAGCAGCACTTTACCACTGGAATCACGATAGGTGATTAAACCGGTTTTTGTAGACACATCAACTTTTAATGATGAAGTACTTAAGGTCACCTGATCCGGTGATTTGGTTGTTGTAAATTTAACAGCATCATCTGAAAGTTTAACAGCCATTAAACTTTTGTCATCGGGAAACTTTTCAGTTGCAATTGCAGTAACATGAATAATCTTATCGGATAATGGTTGAAGCTTTATTTTTTTAATTCCTGAGGCAGAATGTTGAATGGGAATTTCAATCCCTGAGTTTGTTTGCGCATTATCTTTTACTTGCCCGCTTACATTTATATATAGTAACATACTACCTATAAACATCACGGAGCTCACCCTAATTTTTTGCATAGAAATAAATACTGTTTATACCTGGTTTATTTATTTCTAAAGGTATACGCAAGCAAAAAACGGGAGGGCATTCAAATGATAACAATTAGGTATTCATATGTTAACAAATGGCCCAATATGAATGTTAAACCGGCTCTTGATCGGGTTTTGTTAAAGCATAGGCTGATGGCAGCATATTGAATTCCTGCTTAAAATATTTACTGAAATGTTTAGGATTACTGAAGCCTACTTCATATGCTACCTCGGCAATGGTCATTTGAGATTTTAGCAGCAAAGGTTTAGATTTTAGCAACCTGTAAGAGCGTATATATTCTACAGGAGATTTACCGGTAAGCGGAAGCACTTTTTTATATAAACCTACCCTGCTCATATTCATATCTGCACTTAACTGGTCAACAGTATACGCAGAGTCTGCCAAATGTTTTTCTATATGAAAAGACAACTGTCTGATGAACTTATCATCAACAGATTCAATTTCTGATTCTAATGGTTTAAACTCAACCTGTTTTTGATAGGTCTTTTTTGAAAGTGCCTGCTGCTGTAACAGGTTCCTTATTTTCGACAAAAGAATCTCAAAGTTGAAAGGCTTGGTCATGTAGTCACTGGCACCGGTTTCCAAACCTGTCAGCTGTTCATCTTCAGTGGTCAACGCTGTAAGTAAAATAACAGGCAAATGAGCGGTGCGTTTATCTGCTTTAATTTTCCGGCACAGATCAATGCCATTCATTTCAGGCATACTCACATCGCTAACAATCAAATCAGGATGTACGGAAAGTATTTTTTGCCAACCCTCTTTGCCATTGGCAGCCTCGGCTATCTGGTAGTATTCTTTTAAGTTATCCTTTAAATAAAACCTAAAATCCTCGTTATCTTCCACCAGCATCAGCACAGGCTTTTTACTTTTCCATACAAATTTGGGATCGTTTACCTCATCTTCTCTTACTCCTGCAGTAATTAGCAGATCAAGCTTAGGTTCCGGAGCAGAAGTTTCTATATCTGCTTTAGGAAATACCAGACTAACTGTAAACTCAGTCCCTTCATTCACAATACTGTCAACCGTAATGTGACCTCCATGCAGGCGTACAAACTCCCGGGTAATCGACAACCCTATCCCACTTCCCTGATTAACAATAGAGTCAGGAACATCGTTTTGAAAAAACCTTTCGAATATCCTTGCCTTGTTATCCTCAGGGATACCAATGCCGGTATCAGACACTTTAAGAATCAGTTCAGTTTGTTTCTGTTCATTAACGGTAGTGAGCAAACTTACTTTTACCTTGCCTCCTTGTGGCGTGAACTTAAAGGCATTTGAAAGCAGATTAAATAATATTCTTTCAATTTTATCATGATCAAAAAAGGTAATCAGACCTTTCCTATCAGTCTGAAAACTAAAACTGATGTTCTTTCTGTCAGCTATATCACTAAAAGAAAATGACAGTTCCTGAATAAAAGCAATAATGTCCCCGGTTTTAGGGTGCAATTTTAATTCGTGCACCTCCATTCTCCTGAAATCCAACAATTGATTTACCAGATTCAACAGGCGGCGCCCGTTCCGATGAATCATTTGAAGTTGCGGCCTTTCTGCGTCCTGAGCCTGTTTAATCAGTTTCTCAAGAGGGGTAATAATTAATGATAACGGAGTTCTGAATTCATGACTTACATTGGTAAGAAACTTTATCTTAAGCAGATCCAGATCATGCATCCGTTTTGCCTGTTGCCGCTCCTGTTCTATTAAAAACTCTTTCTTTATCCGTTGAATACCCCTATGCCTGATAAAAAGCAAGGTACCCCCAATTAGCAACACGTAAATGATATAAGCAAGTGTCGTTCTCCAGAAAGGAGGCATAATGGTAATGTTAAGGCTAGTTTCGTTATTAATCCAGTTCCCCGAAGCATCAGTGGAAACCACCTTAAAAGTATAATCACCCGGATCAATATTGGTATAGGTGGCCAATCGGTTATTCCCCTGGAGTT contains the following coding sequences:
- a CDS encoding alpha/beta hydrolase family protein, producing the protein MQSYMIQKGQFTIKGANGKTIFGDTTYDDKNTNINTIIFVHGFKGFKDWGTHNLVAEWFAKNGYRYVKFNLSHSGVTEQNFSDVTDMEAFADNTFSKELFDVDQVVNYVTNTYPSSLIYLIGHSRGGGLSIIKAANDARIDKLITWSSISDFSSLWKKEQEEEWTETGKIYVENARTKEKMPLNSTLLEDFNKHKEELNILNAAKKIHIPWLILHGDDDVNVNFSVAQQLAQKQLKARIQKIEGANHVYGASHPYTSTSLPEHLQQVVEKTLVFIS
- a CDS encoding DUF2911 domain-containing protein; the encoded protein is MKKLFVLTLIAGLFVSLTSSAQEDKSKRASPPATTKGTLASGAAITIDYSQPSVKGRKIGGEIAPYGKVWRTGANEATVFETSKDVKVEGKALAAGKYGLYTIPGEKEWTIIFNKTWKQWGTDYTEADDALRVAVKPGKAASATEKMTFKIDKSGKVNLLWGNVVVPFTVK
- a CDS encoding RagB/SusD family nutrient uptake outer membrane protein yields the protein MKAIKIYAVALGLLSLGACKKGFLDTQQVTSVNDQNFYKTPKDAFTALVGCYDGLQIVWSEGVALPVAAEVMSDNTFGGVGNSDGFGYQMIDEFDKTRSPSDQNVYNSNWILYYKALYRCNMLIGKMDQIEWGSDTQLRKTYESEARYLRAYLLFDMVRLWGNIPLLTAPSTENIPQSNPDEVYKVIAADLKFAAENLPDVAYPAQAVANHGRVTKYAAEALLGRVFLFYTGYYAKADLVGVVTKAEALAHLENVITKGGYSLIENFANLWPAASQASYAGEDNKETIFAIKYTYTSDYDGNTDGNHWMVMTGMREQSIFPYGNGWGAETVNPKLWNAYLPSDTRRVGSIISIVDENLAFTNQPKQREYTGYYVKKYSPMIGEDGKPLPEANGNTSFQIGQFQDYVSIRYADVLLMAAELGSGNAQTYFDAVRQRAYKTAFTPLAVSQANIIRERRLEFAFEGIRYYDLLRQGIDKAAQEIAETTTVLNGGVSTEKRISAANIIATKGLQQIPYTQISLSNGTLKQNAGW
- a CDS encoding SusC/RagA family TonB-linked outer membrane protein, translating into MKKNSMIKREHIFLLMFLSLLFFSESLFAQQRQISGKVTAADGQPIPGAVVKVKGKTGGTGTTNEGAYTINAQTGDILQVSSIGFVAKEVTVGQSNSINISLDEDNQGLNEVVVVGYGVQQKKLVTGATVQVKGETLQKQSTTNALQGLQGQTPGVQIASTSGQPGENIKVTIRGLGTIGNSGPLYVVDGVLTGDITYLNSSDIESIDILKDAASAAIYGSQAANGVVLVTTRQGKRGQAGQITFDAYAGVQNVAKKIDLLNASEYAAIMSEAAVNGGKQPLFTNDEIKAFGKGTNWMDQMFVDNALTQNYALGASGASEASVYSLGLSYTGQEGVVGGKGLSNYQRYSFRINSEHNFYKEIIKIGQHLTYTDIKNNGIGVGNQYNNSFRGAFSASPFLKMYDENGNFFDNSKSTWNNGEANPYATMVYTNQNRRNSQRLLGDIYMVIEPIKNLKFKTSLGMDYSAGESRSFTPIYNLSIYTYSITTKASQSMNKGKSLIWDNLLSYKFTLNNDHTFEAMVGSSAYRADGSNIFGTNTNLIYESLDYAWLSNATGKNIAGITIGGAPYDPDRRLSYFGRLNYNYKEKYLLNATFRADGSSRFGPENRWGYFPSVSAGWVVTNESFMQGQKEWLDFLKVRASWGQVGSQNIDAFQYLAPIKLNNTNYIFGPDEGVLTPGGYQSRIANPAVKWETSEQTNIGFDANFLQGKFAVNFDWYNKTTKDWLIAVPILATAGADAPFINGGNVKNTGIELALNYRNKVGEFNYSVGVNGAYNKNKVGSIPTSDGIIHGASNQLYSNALEFYRAENGFPIGYFWGLKTAGIFQNEAEVQNYRSAGGKQIQPTAAPGDVKFVDVNGDGVIDNLDRGMIGNPNPDYTFGITLSGDYKGFDFSIVASGVAGNDIVQSYRDQSSQYGNYTARILDRWHGEGSSNTIPRVTDDNRNWTTFSDLYIQKGDFLRISNITLGYDLGKLFKKSYLKQVRLYAAALNVYTFTKYDGMDPEIGYGTEGFASGIDVGYYPRPRTFMIGANLKF
- a CDS encoding glycoside hydrolase family 31 protein — its product is MQKIRVSSVMFIGSMLLYINVSGQVKDNAQTNSGIEIPIQHSASGIKKIKLQPLSDKIIHVTAIATEKFPDDKSLMAVKLSDDAVKFTTTKSPDQVTLSTSSLKVDVSTKTGLITYRDSSGKVLLAQTKNEGLSLIPKVFSGEPSYQVSQLFDAQENEAYYGLGQHQQGLVNYNGRRVDLVQYNTEIGVPFFVSNKGYGLLWDNYSITRAGDIRDYQPLTALKLFSKEGDEGWLTATYTSKTDPDKVLLKQPISELSINWLTDQHKFPSTVKMQDAVVHYEGAVASELEGLYQLQLKYAGYIKVWFDDKLVADFWRQAWNSGSAILDLELKKNKKTKIKIEWIPDGAESYLGLTCLPPLPKSLMNTFALSSESGNAVNYYFIQGANADQVISGYRTVTGKAVLMPKWAMGFWQSRERYKTQDEILSTVKTFRDKKIPLDNIVLDWSYWKQPEWGSQQFDPERFADPDGMIKSLHKQNVNLMISVWPKFNKGFDIYDKLNEQNFLYKRNIADGRVDWIGKGYSNTFYDAFNPKARTAFWELMNKRLYSKGIDAWWMDATEPDMHSNLPVEIRKDLMNPTYEGSSTTYFNAFPLVNAKGVYEGQRKVNNENRVFILTRSAYAGLQRYAAVAWSGDIASRWEDMKTQIGAGVNFSLSGMPYWTMDIGGFSVEKRYENPNKEDLEEWRELNARWYQFGAFVPLFRVHGQFPFREIYNIAPEGHPAYKSMLYYNKLRYRLMPYIYSIAGNTYHHDYTMMRGLMMDFPQDLKAFNLSDAFLFGPSLLINPVYKYKERNREVYLPSGQGWYDLYTGKYFNGGQTIKADAPYEKMPVYVKEGSIVPTGPELQYTSEKPADPITLFVYTGKNASFSLYEDEGTNYNYEKGAFATIDFNYDENTKTLTVGSRKGSFKGMQDSRTFKIVVITPKSARALDFNQKVNQSFTYSGKAVTIKL